Proteins encoded by one window of Lathyrus oleraceus cultivar Zhongwan6 chromosome 1, CAAS_Psat_ZW6_1.0, whole genome shotgun sequence:
- the LOC127100451 gene encoding uncharacterized protein LOC127100451 yields MMEGILATLVQFNDPLYRCFTFPDYQPMPTLEEFSHLIGLLIQDQVPFFGLEEILKHQDIAEATHLKMSEIKANLSTKGGILGFPAKFFIEEARYFASMNSMDAFEAILEFLIYGLFLFPNIDDFVDINAIKIFLIGNPIPTLLANVYHSVHLRNFHKGGMITCFVNLLYKWFISHLPRSTSFWDLNDDLLWSQKIMSLTQSDIDWFDCAYEGVTIIDSYADAEKLKISLTRVQRERDASKNKYQIVRTENEELQRHLNQRNDEDLVNKKRKVQELFL; encoded by the exons ATGATGGAGGGGATTTTGGCTACATTGGTTCAATTCAATGATCCATTGTACCGATGCTTTACCTTTCCAGATTATCAGCCTatgcctaccttggaggagttTTCTCACTTGATTGGCTTACTCATCCAAGATCAAGTTCCCTTTTTCGGTTTAGAAGAAATTCTAAAGCATCAAGACATTGCAGAAGCTACTCATTTAAAGATGTCTGAGATCAAAGCTAATCTAAGTACAAAAGGAGGAATTCTTGGCTTTCCTGCTAAATTCTTCATAGAGGAAGCTCGTTATTTTGCTAGCATGAatagtatggatgcttttgaggCTATTCTTGAatttctcatctatggattatTCCTCTTCCCTAATATTGACGATTTTGTTGACATTAACGCTATCAAAATATTCTTAATTGGAAATCCAATACCTACCTTACTTGCCAATGTTTACCATTCAGTCCATCTCAGGAATTTTCATAAGGGAGGAATGATCACATGTTTTGTAAATCTGCtctacaagtggtttatttcgcattTGCCTCGATCTACTTCATTTTGGGACCTTAATGATGATTTGCTATGGTCACAAAAGATTATGTCTCTCACTCAATCTGACATTGATTGGTTTGATTGCGCTTATGAGGGGGTGACaattattgatagttatg CTGACGCGGAGAAACTCAAGATTTCTTTGACTAGGGTGCAACGAGAAAGGGATGCTTCGAAGAATAAGTATCAGATTGTTCGCACAGAGAATGAAGAACTTCAAAGACACTTGAACCAGAGGAATGACGAAGATCTTGTTAATAAGAAAAGAAAGGTGCAAGAGCTCTTCCTCTAG
- the LOC127100462 gene encoding uncharacterized protein LOC127100462, with protein MDQIKYIFEKPALTRRITRWQMLLSEYDIEYHTQKAIKGSILADHLAHQPIYNYQSIQFDFLDEDVMYLKAKDYDEPLPSEGPDPESCGGLIFDGAVNAYGNGIGAVIITPQGSHIPFTTRLTFTCTNNVAEYEACIMGLEEAIDLRIKILDEEMQRLKGE; from the coding sequence ATGGATCAAATCAaatacatctttgaaaagcctgctttaactagaAGAATTactcgttggcagatgttattgtcaGAATACGATATTGAGTACCATACCCAGAAGGCAATAAAAGgaagtatcttggctgaccatttagctcaccagCCAATTTATAACTATCAATCCATTCAATTTGACTTCCTCGATGAGGATGTAATGTACTTGAAAGctaaagattatgatgaaccgTTGCCAAGTGAAGGGCCAGATCCAGAATCCTGTGGGGGTTtgatatttgatggagctgttaatgcttatggaaatggaattggggcagtcATTATCACTCCTCAAGGTTCTCATATTCCATTTACCACAAGATTGACATTCACTTGTACGAACAACGTGGCAGAATATGAAGCGTGCATTATGGGTCTAGAAGAGGCTATCGATCTAAGAATCAAAATTCTGGac